A portion of the Citrobacter rodentium NBRC 105723 = DSM 16636 genome contains these proteins:
- a CDS encoding sugar transporter, producing the protein MTTNTVSRKIAWLRVVTLAIAAFIFNTTEFVPVGLLSDIAQSFNMQTAQVGIMLTIYAWVVALMSLPFMLLTSQVERRKLLIGLFVLFIASHVLSFLAWNFTVLVISRIGIAFAHAVFWSITASLAIRLAPAGKRAQALSLIATGTALAMVLGLPIGRLVGQYFGWRTTFFAIGMGALITLVCLIKLLPKLPSEHSGSLKSLPLLFRRPALMSIYLLTVIVVTAHYTAYSYIEPFVQTVAGLSASFATVLLLVLGGAGILGSIVFGKLGNQHASALICIAIMLLTACLVLLMPAANSETHLAVLSLFWGIAIMMIGLGMQVKVLAIAPDATDVAMALFSGIFNIGIGAGALVGNQVSLHWSMSAIGYVGAVPALAALIWSVIIFRKWPVSLEEQPQHG; encoded by the coding sequence ATGACAACAAACACTGTTTCCCGCAAAATCGCGTGGCTACGGGTAGTTACGCTTGCGATCGCGGCGTTTATTTTCAATACCACGGAATTTGTCCCGGTCGGCCTGCTGTCTGATATCGCGCAGAGCTTTAATATGCAGACCGCGCAGGTCGGGATCATGCTGACGATTTATGCCTGGGTGGTGGCGCTGATGTCGCTGCCGTTTATGCTGCTGACCAGTCAGGTTGAAAGGCGCAAGCTGCTGATCGGCCTGTTCGTCCTGTTTATCGCCAGCCATGTGCTCTCTTTCCTCGCATGGAACTTTACCGTGCTGGTGATCAGCCGCATCGGCATTGCTTTCGCCCATGCGGTTTTCTGGTCGATCACCGCCTCGCTGGCAATCCGCCTGGCCCCTGCCGGAAAGCGCGCGCAGGCGCTGAGTCTGATTGCTACCGGTACGGCGCTGGCGATGGTGCTTGGTCTGCCGATTGGCCGCCTTGTCGGACAGTATTTCGGCTGGCGCACCACCTTCTTCGCTATCGGTATGGGCGCGTTGATTACCCTGGTCTGCCTGATCAAACTGCTGCCAAAGCTGCCGAGCGAACACTCTGGTTCGCTGAAAAGCCTGCCGCTATTGTTCCGCCGCCCGGCGCTGATGAGCATCTATTTACTGACGGTCATCGTGGTCACCGCGCACTACACCGCCTACAGCTATATTGAGCCGTTTGTGCAGACGGTCGCCGGGCTGAGCGCCAGTTTCGCCACCGTTCTGCTGCTGGTGCTGGGAGGCGCGGGCATCCTCGGTAGCATCGTCTTTGGTAAGCTTGGCAATCAGCACGCCTCGGCGCTGATCTGCATCGCCATTATGCTGCTGACGGCCTGTCTGGTATTGCTGATGCCAGCCGCCAACAGCGAAACGCATCTCGCCGTTCTTAGCCTCTTCTGGGGAATTGCCATTATGATGATTGGCCTGGGGATGCAGGTAAAAGTGCTGGCTATCGCCCCCGACGCCACGGACGTGGCGATGGCGCTGTTCTCCGGCATTTTTAACATTGGCATTGGCGCGGGCGCGCTGGTGGGCAATCAGGTGAGTTTACACTGGTCGATGTCGGCTATCGGCTATGTCGGCGCCGTCCCGGCGCTGGCCGCGCTGATCTGGTCAGTGATTATCTTTCGTAAATGGCCGGTGTCGCTGGAAGAGCAACCGCAGCATGGCTGA
- a CDS encoding MarC family NAAT transporter encodes MMELFKAIGLGLVVILPLANPLTTVALFLGLAGNMNSAQRNHQSLMASVYVFAIMMVAYYAGQLVMNTFGISIPGLRIAGGLIVAFIGFRMLFPQQKAHESLEAKSKSEELEDEPDTNIAFVPLAMPSTAGPGTIAMIISSASTVRNGANFPDWVITVAPPIIFAAVAVILWGCLRSSGAIMRLVGKGGIEAISRLMGFLLVCMGVQFIINGVLEIIQTLH; translated from the coding sequence ATGATGGAATTGTTTAAAGCGATAGGGCTGGGGCTGGTGGTGATTCTGCCGCTGGCGAACCCGTTAACCACCGTGGCGCTGTTTCTGGGTCTTGCCGGGAACATGAACAGCGCGCAGCGCAACCATCAGTCGCTGATGGCTTCAGTGTACGTATTCGCCATCATGATGGTGGCGTATTATGCCGGTCAGTTGGTCATGAACACCTTCGGGATCTCGATTCCTGGCTTACGTATTGCGGGCGGCCTGATTGTGGCATTTATCGGGTTTCGGATGCTTTTTCCCCAGCAGAAAGCGCATGAATCGCTGGAGGCGAAGAGCAAATCGGAAGAGCTTGAGGACGAACCTGACACCAATATCGCCTTCGTGCCGCTGGCAATGCCGAGCACCGCAGGTCCGGGCACCATTGCGATGATCATCAGTTCGGCGTCCACGGTGCGTAATGGCGCGAATTTCCCTGACTGGGTGATCACCGTCGCGCCGCCGATTATCTTTGCCGCGGTGGCGGTGATCCTGTGGGGGTGCCTGCGTAGCTCCGGGGCGATCATGCGGCTGGTGGGCAAGGGCGGTATTGAAGCGATTTCCCGCCTGATGGGATTCTTACTGGTCTGTATGGGCGTGCAGTTTATTATTAACGGCGTGCTGGAGATTATTCAGACTCTGCATTAA
- the marR gene encoding multiple antibiotic resistance transcriptional regulator MarR, translating to MNSTSDLFNDIIPLGRLIYMVNQQKDRLLNDYLSPLDITASQFKVLCSIRCAGCITPVELKKVLSVDLGALTRMLDRLVCKGWIDRHPNPNDKRGVLVKLTEHGAAICEQCHQLVGQDLHQELTKNLTADEVATLEYLLKKVLP from the coding sequence GTGAATAGCACCAGTGATTTATTCAACGATATCATCCCGCTGGGTCGCCTGATCTACATGGTTAATCAGCAAAAAGATCGTCTTCTCAACGACTATCTCTCGCCGCTGGATATCACCGCATCGCAATTTAAGGTGCTCTGTTCTATCCGCTGCGCGGGCTGTATTACCCCGGTTGAACTGAAAAAAGTACTGTCCGTCGATCTGGGCGCGTTAACGCGCATGCTCGACCGTCTGGTCTGCAAAGGCTGGATTGACCGACACCCTAACCCGAATGACAAACGCGGCGTGCTGGTGAAACTCACCGAACACGGCGCGGCAATATGTGAGCAATGTCATCAATTAGTAGGGCAAGACCTGCACCAGGAATTAACAAAAAACTTAACGGCCGACGAAGTGGCAACGCTTGAGTATTTACTTAAGAAAGTTCTGCCGTAA
- the marA gene encoding MDR efflux pump AcrAB transcriptional activator MarA encodes MSRRNTDAITIHSILDWIEDNLESPLSLEKVSERSGYSKWHLQRMFKKETGHSLGQYIRSRKMTEIAQKLKESNEPILYLAERYGFESQQTLTRTFKNYFDVPPHKYRITNMHGESRYLHPLNHCN; translated from the coding sequence ATGTCCAGACGCAATACTGACGCTATCACCATTCACAGCATTTTGGACTGGATCGAAGATAACCTGGAATCGCCGCTCTCACTGGAAAAAGTGTCTGAGCGTTCAGGTTACTCCAAATGGCACCTGCAACGGATGTTCAAAAAAGAGACCGGTCATTCATTAGGCCAGTACATCCGCAGCCGTAAAATGACCGAAATAGCGCAGAAATTAAAAGAAAGTAACGAGCCGATTTTATATCTGGCCGAGCGCTACGGTTTTGAGTCGCAGCAGACGCTGACCCGGACCTTTAAAAACTATTTCGACGTGCCGCCGCATAAATACCGTATTACCAATATGCATGGCGAATCGCGTTACCTGCATCCGTTGAATCACTGTAACTAA
- the marB gene encoding multiple antibiotic resistance protein MarB, translated as MKLLSSAMLALLLAVSGQSVAEQSARPVASDNRDAIVIPTAQAHSPFDLTPMSAGSDKSDELGVPYYNRHRL; from the coding sequence ATGAAACTGTTGTCTTCTGCAATGCTCGCCCTGCTGCTTGCTGTCTCAGGCCAGAGCGTTGCGGAGCAATCCGCGCGGCCCGTGGCGTCAGATAATCGCGACGCGATCGTTATTCCGACCGCGCAGGCACACTCGCCGTTCGATCTCACCCCGATGAGCGCCGGAAGCGACAAGTCAGACGAGCTGGGCGTGCCCTATTATAACCGCCACCGTCTGTAA
- the eamA gene encoding O-acetylserine/cysteine exporter yields the protein MTRKDGLLALLVVVVWGLNFVVIKMGLHNMPPLMLAGLRFLLVAFPAIFFVARPKIPLSLLLGYGLTISFGQFAFLFCAINVGMPAGLASLVLQAQAFFTITLGAFAFGERLQGKQIAGIALAVFGVLVLIESSLNGQHIALPGFLLTLAAAFSWACGNIFNKKIMQHSSRPAVMSLVVWSALIPIIPFFAASLMLDGAAKIAHSLIEIDLTTILSLVYLAFVATIVGYGIWGTLLGRYETWRVAPLSLLVPVVGLASAALLLGETLSGLQLLGALLIMAGLYINVFGLRWRKTAQARG from the coding sequence ATGACGCGAAAAGACGGGCTGTTGGCGTTACTGGTGGTGGTAGTCTGGGGGTTGAACTTCGTCGTTATCAAGATGGGGTTGCATAATATGCCGCCGCTGATGCTGGCCGGGCTTCGCTTTCTGCTGGTGGCCTTTCCGGCGATCTTTTTCGTTGCGCGGCCCAAAATTCCGCTTTCGCTGCTGCTGGGATATGGCCTGACCATTAGCTTCGGACAGTTTGCGTTTCTGTTTTGCGCCATTAACGTCGGTATGCCGGCAGGCCTGGCGTCGCTGGTGCTCCAGGCGCAGGCCTTTTTCACCATTACGCTCGGCGCCTTTGCCTTTGGTGAGCGCCTGCAGGGGAAGCAAATTGCCGGTATTGCGCTGGCCGTGTTCGGCGTTCTGGTGCTGATTGAATCCAGTCTTAATGGTCAGCACATCGCCTTGCCCGGCTTTCTGCTGACGCTGGCGGCGGCCTTCAGCTGGGCGTGCGGCAATATCTTTAATAAGAAGATTATGCAGCACTCATCGCGTCCGGCGGTGATGTCGCTGGTGGTGTGGAGCGCGCTGATCCCGATTATCCCTTTCTTTGCCGCATCGTTGATGCTTGATGGCGCGGCGAAAATAGCCCACAGCCTGATTGAGATTGATCTCACCACCATTCTGTCGCTGGTTTATCTGGCGTTTGTCGCCACGATTGTCGGCTATGGCATCTGGGGAACGCTGCTCGGCCGCTATGAAACCTGGCGGGTCGCGCCGCTTTCCCTGCTGGTGCCGGTGGTGGGGCTGGCGAGCGCGGCGCTGCTGCTTGGCGAGACGCTGAGCGGGTTGCAGCTCCTCGGTGCGCTGCTGATTATGGCAGGGTTGTACATCAACGTTTTTGGCCTTCGCTGGCGCAAAACGGCACAGGCGCGCGGCTGA
- the ydeE gene encoding efflux MFS transporter YdeE, with product MNNTLRRSTLALLASSLLLTIGRGATLPFMTIYLNRQYQLSVDLIGYALTIALTIGVVFSLGFGILADKFDKKRYMLLAISAFAFGFIAIPLVHSVTLVVLLFALINCAYSVFATVLKAWFADNLSPTAKGKIFSLNYTVLNIGWTVGPPLGTLLVMQSINLPFWLAALCSAFPLVFIQLLVTRAAAPITEENSVAWSPSVLLKDKALLWFTLSAFLASFVSGAFATCISQYVMVVADSDFAEKVVAVVLPVNATVVVSLQYAVGRRLTADNIRPLMSFGTVCFVIGLVGFMISGNSLLLWGLAAAIFTLGEVIYAPGEYMLIDNIAPAGMKASYFSAQSLGWLGAAVNPLASGVILTAFPAWTLFAVLIAAIVAAWILMLKGMRARPWGQAALC from the coding sequence ATGAACAACACGCTGAGACGGTCCACCCTTGCTTTACTCGCTTCCTCCCTGCTACTGACTATCGGTCGCGGCGCAACGCTGCCGTTTATGACCATTTATCTTAATCGTCAGTACCAGTTGAGCGTGGATCTGATCGGCTACGCCCTGACGATTGCCTTAACGATCGGCGTCGTCTTCAGCCTCGGTTTCGGCATTCTGGCGGACAAATTCGATAAAAAGCGCTATATGCTGCTGGCGATCTCGGCATTTGCCTTTGGCTTTATCGCTATTCCGCTGGTGCATAGCGTCACGCTGGTGGTGCTGCTGTTTGCCCTGATTAACTGTGCTTATTCCGTATTCGCTACCGTGCTGAAGGCCTGGTTTGCCGATAATCTGTCGCCCACGGCGAAGGGGAAAATCTTCTCGCTCAACTATACGGTACTTAATATCGGCTGGACCGTAGGCCCGCCGCTCGGCACGCTGCTGGTGATGCAGAGCATTAATTTGCCCTTCTGGCTGGCGGCCCTCTGCTCCGCCTTCCCGCTGGTGTTTATTCAGCTGCTGGTTACGCGCGCGGCAGCGCCGATCACGGAGGAAAACAGCGTAGCCTGGTCACCGTCCGTGCTGCTAAAGGATAAAGCGCTGCTCTGGTTCACGCTGTCGGCATTTCTCGCCTCATTTGTCAGCGGCGCCTTTGCCACCTGTATCTCCCAGTACGTGATGGTCGTGGCTGACAGCGATTTTGCGGAAAAGGTGGTGGCGGTGGTGCTGCCCGTTAACGCAACGGTGGTTGTCAGCCTGCAGTACGCCGTCGGTCGCAGGCTGACGGCGGACAATATTCGTCCGCTGATGTCCTTCGGCACCGTCTGTTTTGTTATTGGCCTTGTCGGTTTTATGATTTCCGGCAACAGTCTGCTGTTGTGGGGGCTCGCCGCCGCAATCTTCACGCTGGGCGAAGTCATTTACGCGCCTGGCGAATATATGCTGATTGATAACATCGCGCCTGCGGGAATGAAAGCGAGCTATTTTTCCGCCCAGTCGCTGGGCTGGCTCGGAGCGGCGGTTAACCCGCTGGCCAGCGGCGTAATTTTAACCGCCTTTCCGGCATGGACGCTGTTTGCAGTGCTGATAGCGGCGATTGTCGCCGCCTGGATACTGATGCTCAAAGGGATGCGCGCCCGTCCGTGGGGACAGGCTGCGCTGTGCTGA
- the urtE gene encoding urea ABC transporter ATP-binding subunit UrtE produces the protein MLQVNELNQYYGGSHILRGVTFRANVGEVTCLLGRNGVGKTTLLKCLMGLIPARSGTITWQENDITRRRPHQRVQAGVAYVPQGREIFPRLTVEENLLLGLSRFPSREAKTVPDEIYALFPVLREMKHRRGGDLSGGQQQQLAIGRALASRPQLLILDEPTEGIQPSVIKEIGVVISQLARRGDMAILLVEQFYDFAAGLADQYLLMSRGSIIQRGRGENMEAEGVRGLVAI, from the coding sequence ATGCTACAGGTGAATGAACTGAATCAATATTACGGCGGTAGCCATATCCTGCGCGGTGTGACCTTCAGGGCGAACGTTGGCGAGGTGACCTGCCTGCTGGGGCGCAACGGGGTGGGGAAAACCACGCTGCTGAAGTGCCTGATGGGACTGATTCCGGCGCGCAGCGGAACGATTACCTGGCAGGAGAACGATATCACCCGCCGCAGGCCGCATCAGCGGGTGCAGGCTGGCGTGGCGTATGTGCCGCAGGGACGCGAAATTTTCCCCCGCCTGACGGTGGAGGAGAATCTGCTGCTGGGGCTGTCCCGCTTTCCGTCGCGTGAGGCAAAAACTGTACCGGATGAGATATATGCGCTTTTCCCGGTCCTGCGGGAGATGAAGCATCGTCGCGGCGGCGATCTCTCCGGCGGCCAGCAGCAACAGCTTGCCATTGGCCGCGCGCTGGCGAGCCGCCCACAGCTACTGATCCTTGATGAGCCTACGGAGGGTATTCAGCCTTCGGTGATAAAAGAGATTGGCGTGGTCATCAGCCAGCTTGCCCGACGCGGGGATATGGCGATCCTGCTGGTCGAGCAGTTCTACGATTTTGCCGCCGGTCTGGCGGATCAGTATCTGCTGATGTCACGCGGCAGCATTATCCAGCGTGGGCGCGGGGAGAATATGGAAGCAGAGGGCGTGCGCGGCCTGGTGGCTATATGA